One genomic segment of Oncorhynchus mykiss isolate Arlee chromosome 10, USDA_OmykA_1.1, whole genome shotgun sequence includes these proteins:
- the LOC110534411 gene encoding cytochrome P450 4V2, whose amino-acid sequence MKCSQQVSDIHLEVVKATYYPEMAIVLGAYTLGLLGVSLFVSMLTYATYQLLSSYLYKWREMKPIPEIEGTYPLIGNALQFKSNAGDFFRQVIGYTEQFRDSPLLKIWIGPVPFLVLFHAETIETVLNNPVHMDKAYAYKFLHPWLGTGLLTSTGDKWRRRRKLLTPTFHFSILTEFLEVMNEQAEVLVEKLDKEAGKGPFNCFNHITLCALDIICETAMGKKIYAQSNYDSEYVQCVYKMSDIITRRQRMPWFWPDLFYNYFGEGWEHNRSLKVLHSFTSNVIYERAEYIAYIESDSESDQGMRKRRAFLDMLLKTTDEEGNKLTHQDIQEEVDTFMFRGHDTTAAAMNWAIHLLGSHPEVQRKVQQELQEVFGVSDRPINTEDLKKLPYLECVIKESLRLFPSVPFFARSICEDCHINGFKVPKGANAIIMPYSLHRDPRHFPQPEEFRPERFMPENCVGRHPYAFIPFSAGLRNCIGQRFAVMEEKVILASILRYFNVEACQKREDLRPLGELILRPEKGIWIKLEKRKQQH is encoded by the exons ATGAAGTGTAGCCAGCAGGTCTCAGACATTCATTTGGAGGTTGTTAAGGCCACGTACTACCCAGAGATGGCGATAGTTTTGGGGGCTTACACGTTGGGGCTGCTGGGGGTGAGCCTCTTCGTTTCAATGCTGACCTACGCCACCTACCAGCTACTCAGCAGTTATCTGTATAAATGGAGGGAGATGAAGCCCATACCAGAGATTGAAGGCACATACCCCCTCATAGGGAACGCACTGCAGTTCAAATCCAACGccggag ATTTCTTCCGTCAAGTCATTGGCTACACAGAGCAGTTCAGGGACTCCCCACTGTTGAAGATTTGGATCGGACCAGTACCCTTCCTCGTTCTGTTCCATGCAGAAACCATTGAG ACGGTTCTTAACAACCCTGTTCATATGGACAAGGCCTATGCTTACAAGTTCCTGCACCCTTGGCTCGGCACTGGTCTACTAACCAG CACGGGGGACAAGTGGCGGCGGCGGCGGAAGTTGCTCACCCCCACCTTCCACTTCTCCATCCTGACGGAGTTCCTGGAGGTGATGAACGAGCAGGCCGAGGTGCTGGTGGAGAAGCTGGACAAGGAGGCAGGCAAGGGCCCCTTCAACTGCTTCAACCACATCACCCTCTGTGCTCTCGACATCATCTGTG AGACTGCAATGGGGAAGAAAATCTACGCTCAGAGTAACTATGACTCAGAGTATGTCCAATGTGTGTACAA GATGAGTGACATCATCACACGGCGACAGAGGATGCCGTGGTTCTGGCCTGACTTGTTTTACAACTACTTTGGCGAGGGCTGGGAGCACAACAGGAGCCTCAAGGTCCTCCACTCCTTCACCTCCAAT GTCATCTACGAGAGGGCGGAATACATCGCCTACATCGAGTCGGACAGCGAATCGGACCAGGGAATGAGGAAGAGGCGGGCCTTCCTGGACATGTTGCTGAAGACCACGGACGAGGAGGGCAACAAGCTCACCCACCAGGACATCCAGGAGGAAGTGGACACCTTCATGTTCAGG GGTCATGACACTACAGCCGCAGCCATGAATTGGGCCATTCACCTGCTGGGCTCCCATCCAGAGGTTCAGAGGAAGGTTCAACAAGAACTTCAGGAGGTGTTCG GTGTGTCCGACCGGCCAATAAACACAGAGGATCTGAAGAAGCTGCCCTACCTGGAGTGTGTCATCAAAGAGTCCCTGCGCCTGTTCCCCTCTGTCCCCTTCTTCGCCCGCAGCATCTGTGAAGACTGCCACATCA ATGGTTTCAAGGTTCCCAAAGGTGCCAATGCCATCATCATGCCCTACTCCCTTCACCGCGACCCGCGCCACTTCCCCCAGCCTGAAGAGTTCCGCCCGGAACGCTTCATGCCGGAAAACTGCGTTGGGAGACATCCTTATGCCTTCATCCCCTTCTCTGCTGGACTCCGCAACTGCATCG GTCAGCGATTTGCCgtgatggaggagaaggtgaTCCTGGCGTCCATCTTGCGCTACTTCAACGTGGAGGCGTGTCAGAAGCGCGAGGACCTCCGCCCACTAGGGGAGCTCATACTGCGCCCCGAGAAAGGCATCTGGATCAAACTTGAGAAGAGGAAGCAGCAGCACTAG
- the tlr3 gene encoding toll-like receptor 3 precursor (The RefSeq protein has 3 substitutions compared to this genomic sequence), translating into MNWPDIILIILAVNLGNLITGPTLCHASQKRQKSECQVRNGWADCSHLRLKEIPPNLPWNITGLDVSHNRLVELPPASLATYPGLVHLDVGFNSLTKLEDSLCQTLGLLRTLTVQHNEVHWLREKDLSNCTNLTELNLAGNRLKLRGEPFAALQSLTLLDVSKNDLKTANLGTRLQLPSLVTLILSSNSISTFKKDDFYFLSNSSSLRVLHLSNLTTLAKFEPDCLKPIASIYELVMNGSKLGPSLTSKLCTELSGTAIRSLSLQKTQLVTLDNTTFKGLGKTHLTTLDLSHNSIAKIGDGSFQWLSMLEVLSLEQNNLKRLTKNTFNGLGNLTRLNLNMALVKSRTSSYPIIDDFSFQPLRALESLSMENTAFRNISVLTFAGLMSLRQLHLSRTSCMSLKIITNQTFVSLAGSPLLMLKLTSTAISRLDPGAFSSLGNLTTLLLGNNSISQTLTGKEFQGLGQLQEIYLSNGNQKLILSPMSFVHVPALRTLMLGRALTSTLYMNTSPFKPLSNLTILDLSNNNIANIKIDLLDGLENLKVLKFQHNNLARLWKSANPGGPVLFLRGLRSLVALEMDFNGLDEIPDEALHGLTNLQELSLSGNILNQLRDSVFNDLGSLRVLRLQKNLITSVRKEVFGPALANLSQLVMEKNPFDCTCESILWFVAWLNRTNASVPGLRDEYVCNTPQAYYNRSIMEFDRLSCQDMTPFQALYVLTSTAVLTLMVTSLLVRFQGWRIQFYWNVLINRTLGLSDASSGEGREFNYDAYVIHAAKDKTWVERSLLPLEDEQGYTFYLQDRDAVPGDSRLESIVENMRRSRKILFVVTETLLEDSMCRQFMAHHALHQVIEDSRDSVVLVFLEDVQDYKLSRCLLLRRGMLRPNCLLNWPLQRERVPAFHQRLRIALGTTNRVQ; encoded by the exons ATGAATTGGCCAGATATAATCCTCATTCTATTGGCTGTCAATCTGGGTGACCTCATCACTGGCCCTACCCTATGCCACGCCTCTCAAAAGCGTCAGAAATCCGAATGCCAGGTGCGAAACGGCTGGGCGGACTGCAGCCACCTCCGCCTCAAGGAGATCCCTCCCAACCTGCCCTGGAATATCACCGGCCTGGATGTCTCCCACAACAGGCTGGTGGAGCTACCCCCAGCATCGCTGGCCACTTACCCTGGGCTTGTGCACCTGGATGTGGGCTTCAACAGCCTCACCAAGCTGGAGGACAGCCTGTGTCAGACCCTGGGCCTGCTGAGGACACTGACCGTACAGCACAACGAGGTACATTGGCTGAGGGAGAAGGACCTGAGCAACTGcaccaatctgacagagcttaaCCTGGCTGGCAACAGGTTGAAGCTACGGGGAGAGCCCTTTGCTGCCTTACAG AGTCTGACACTGCTGGACGTGTCCAAAAATGACCTGAAGACAGCCAACTTGGGCACCCGCCTTCAGCTTCCAAGCCTGGTGACTCTCATCTTGTCTAGCAACAGCATATCAACCTTCAAAAAGGATGACTTCTATTTTCTCAGTAATTCCTCATCCCTACGAGTCCTCCACCTGTCGAATCTAACAACTCTAGCAAAG TTTGAGCCTGATTGCTTGAAGCCCATTGCAAGCATATATGAGTTAGTCATGAATGGGAGCAAACTTGGCCCTTCACTCACGTCTAAACTCTGCACAGAGCTTTCTGGGACAGCGATCCGCAGCCTCTCCCTCCAAAAGACACAGCTAGTTACACTAGACAACACCACCTTCAAAGGCCTGGGGAAGACCCACCTCACTACTTTGGATCTATCCCACAACAGCATAGCTAAGATCGGGGATGGTTCTTTCCAGTGGCTGTCCATGCTGGAAGTTCTTTCTCTGGAGCAGAACAACCTCAAGCGCCTGACTAAGAACACTTTCAACGGGCTGGGGAATCTGACACGGCTCAACCTGAATATGGCGCTGGTGAAGAGTCGCACTTCTTCTTACCCTATTATCGACGACTTCTCCTTCCAGCCACTAAGGGCACTGGAGAGCCTGAGCATGGAGAATACTGCCTTTCGAAACATCTCGGTGCTCACCTTTGCGGGTTTGATGAGTCTCCGCCAACTCCACCTGAGTAGGACCAGCTGCATGTCGCTCAAAATCATCACCAACCAGACCTTTGTGTCCCTCGCAGGTTCACCACTTCTTATGCTAAAGCTTACAAGCACAGCAATCTCCCGTCTAGACCCTGGAGCCTTCTCCAGCCTGGGCAATCTCACCACCCTTCTGCTGGGCAACAACTCCATCTCCCAGACCCTGACGGGGAAAGAGTTCCAGGGTTTGGGCCAGCTACAGGAGATCTACCTCTCTAACGGCAACCAGAAGCTCATCCTCAGCCCTATGTCGTTTGTCCATGTGCCCGCTCTCAGGACTCTGATGCTGGGGAGAGCTCTGACCAGCACCCTGTATATGAATACCTCTCCGTTCAAGCCTCTGTCCAACCTCACCATCCTGGACCTCAGCAACAACAACATCGCCAACATAAAAATTGATCTTCTTGATGGACTAGAGAATCTGAAGGTGCTGAAGTTTCAGCACAACAACTTGGCCCGGCTGTGGAAGAGTGCTAACCCAGGTGGGCCGGTGCTGTTTCTTAGGGGGCTCCGCAGCCTTGTTGCCCTGGAGATGGACTTCAACGGTCTGGATGAGATCCCCGATGAGGCCCTTCATGGATTAACCAACCTTCAAGAGCTCAGCCTCAGTGGGAACATCCTGAACCAACTCAGGGACTCAGTCTTCAACGACTTGGGGTCGCTCCGGGTGCTTCGGCTCCAGAAGAATCTAATCACGTCGGTGAGGAAGGAAGTGTTTGGGCCGGCTTTGGCCAACCTCAGCCAGCTGGTCATGGAGAAGAACCCGTTCGACTGCACCTGCGAGAGCATCCTGTGGTTTGTGGCGTGGCTGAACGGAACAAACGCCAGTGTGCCGGGCCTCAGGGATGAGTATGTGTGCAACACGCCGCAAGCCTACTACAACCGCTCGATCATGGAGTTTGACAGGCTCTCCTGCCAGGACATGACACCATTCCAGGCGCTCTACGTGCTCACCAGCACTGCGGTCCTGACTTTAATGGTGACCTCACTCCTAGTGCGCTTCCAGGGTTGGAGGATTCAGTTCTACTGGAACGTTCTGATCAACCGTACGCTCGGATTGAGCGACGCCAGTTCCggggaggggagagagttcaACTACGACGCGTACGTCATTCATGCTGCAAAGGATAAAACCTGGGTGGAACGAAGCTTGCTCCCTCTAGAGGACGAACAGGGGTATACATTTTATCTGCAGGATCGAGATGCAGTGCCAGGTGATTCGCGACTGGAGTCCATTGTGGAGAATATGAGAAGGTCCAGGAAAATACTATTTGTGGTCACCGAAACTCTTCTCGAAGACTCCATGTGTCGACA GTTCATGGCCCACCACGCCCTGCACCAGGTGATCGAGGACAGCCGGGACTCGGTGGTGCTGGTCTTCCTGGAGGACGTGCAGGACTACAAGTTGTCCCGCTGTCTGCTCCTGCGCAGGGGCATGCTTCGTCCAAATTGCCTCCTCAACTGGCCCCTGCAGAGGGAGAGGGTGCCCGCCTTCCACCAGAGGCTCCGCATCGCCCTGGGCACCACCAACCGAGTGCAGTAA